From Carassius auratus strain Wakin chromosome 9, ASM336829v1, whole genome shotgun sequence:
AGAACATGTTTAATCTCATGCTGTTTCCTGTGTCTCAGAAGTGGCCCCTGAAGCTGGTTCCTTCAGTGTTAATCTGAAGGCTTCAAAGGGGCCACTACAGGAGGGAGACGCACTGGACATCCGCTGCAGTGTGAATGCACAGAACCTTCCTGGTCATTTCTTCTCGGTGACTTGGCTGAAGGACCAGCAGAGAGTGGCCCAGATCGGATCCTCTGGGGTGCTCACCGTTTTCGACAGTTACAAAGACAGAGAGAATGCAGCAGAGATGAGAGCAGTGAAAACCAGTCACATGGACTACCTGCTGACCGTCCGTTCGGCTCGGACTGAGGACCACGGCCAATACCAGTGTGAAGTGTGGCAGGAAAACATGAATGAAGATGGCACcttcaaaaaaatacaaaaacaaatgtccAGTCCAGAGACTGTGAGCATCACGGCTAAAGGTAATAAACGATACAGTTCTTCTTTCTCTGCTGTCATTGTGATTTACAATGTTAAGTATGGAGAAGATTACCTAATTATGAGTGACTATGACAGTGAGGCTTGCCTTGAAATAATTGCCATTGGTTTGCTTTCTTTGCTGTAAATAATCTAATCACAGATTTCACAATAAAAATGCTTGCATTAAAAAACAGACaatggtaagtttttttttttgtctgtctggtCAGAGAGTAATCTGGCGGTGGTCATGCTGATGAAGGATGCGGTGACTGAGGGAGATGCACTACACGTCTCCTGCTCAGTGTCAGGATTCAAGGGTCCTTTATCAGTGTCATGGCAACACAAGAAAGACCCGGGGGCTTCCTTCAGTGATGTCGTTAGTCTGACCCATGAGGGAGTGATGAAAGATGTTGGGGCAAGGTATCAGAGCAGAAATGTCCAAACATTTCATTCTCCAGCTGGAAACTTTACTCTACAGCTTGGTGCATCTGCAATATCAGACAGTGGAGAATATAAGTGCATTGTGTCTGAATGGACAGTACAGAGCAATGGAGAGATGAAAGCCATCACCCAATCTCAGCAAAAAGCCATTACAGTTAAATCTATTGGTAAGATTACTATATAATAACATTATTCTCAGTAATAGAGAAAACTGTCAAGAAATTCTGTCATAAATTCTTTGTCATTACTCTGCTCAAATTTGTTCTGTTACTGATATTAGAATTGTAATAATCACTGCAGACGTTTCTTTTCAGAATCTCTAATGGTGGTGAGCTTGACAAGTCGTACATCAAATGTACCTATAGATTCTCCAGTACAACTGCTATGTCGAGTCAGAGGGCCTAGAGTGTCTTTGGCTCTACGCTGGATGTTTCAGCCACACAATTCAACTgttcaaacaaatattttatccatCAGTCACACTGGAGAAATGGAATGGAGAGCAGATCAGAGAAACTATCAGCTGAACATTCAAGCACAGCCGGAAGACACTCGTTTCACTCTCATGGTGCCGAGAGCCAGCAAACAACAAAAAGGACAGTACCAGTGTCAAGTTGATGCCTATCAAAAGGATGTACAGAAAGCTTTTAAGAACTCCAACCTGTTAGCTGTGATTGTAAACAAACCTGGTAAATACAGCTACTTAttcaaaaaataatgtatttatttcaaggTTCATTGTTCATCAAACATTTGGATCTTTTATATCTTAAGGCATATTCCTATGCTGAAATGCATGCAATTAGTTTTGAAGAAAagtataaattgttttatatatgaatttctttacagttttatgtacagtatgtttggaCTGCATAGTGAAACAGTTAACAAGAGTACATCATACTTCCTGCTTAAAATAATACTCTTTAAAAGAATCCCAGGATGCACCTGGTTGAGTAAATTTCCTGAGTGAACAGAGCTGTAATCTAAATAATATCAAATCTAAGAGGGTTTGAACCCACATTATATTAGATGTCTTTAACAAATATTGTATGTACATACATAGAAAATGTCTGTTAAATAAGCCACAGTAAGTTGTTATTGTAGTTACAGTTAAAGGACAGTTGTACAATTACACATGTAATCTTGACCATACCACAATCCTATAATTTCTATACTTTTTCCTTATTCTcattaatttgcaactacatgtctactaacccTCAGAGTAGACTGTAAGATCaggtttagggttagtaaaaTAAGTTGACATATACTAGCAAAGATTCTTATAGTCAGTACATTGTGGGCCCATCaaagtaaaatgttaaaaaatattaagcagacagtctgaaccatttaattgtttaacatttttagtcaTTAAAAATTTCCCAAACTtccatttgtattatttacagaagtaaatattttaaaagtatttacatattaaagtatttaaaatattttttctattattacaATGTGTAGAAAATAGAGCTAAACAATAAGTAGGTACATCTAAATTTTTGACTGTTAATAACTGTGGACACCAGGTCTTTCAATAAGGAAACATAAAGGAGAACAGGAAACTAAGCCATGCGGCATAAACACAAATTAGCAGTAATAAGACAGACCGGTGCTAGCATACATACCTACTACAAAAGAGACTTGCATATTTGTAAATGTCCTTTCCAGCATTTTTCCTACTATGTTGTCTTTACACATTTAGaacctttattattttattttattttattttatttttttgtaaataaagcatTTAGATAATCGTAGATTCAGCTGTTTGATATCCATATCTCTCTTTCTTCCTTActttgtaatgtttaatacagACAGCAAGATGAGCCTGTTCTCACCCACTTCTCGTCTGGAAACCACTGTCGACACTGATGCTAAGCTTGAATGCTCAGTCATGAAGACAACCACAAATACGTCTCGTTTCACAGTAACATGGATGTTTGGGTCCCAGGTGCTCTTAACTATGGACTTAGATGCTGTAGTCAAGTTTGGCCCTGCAGCCGGCCTGGAGATGGACCAGAGGATCCGTTTggaaataagacagaaacagaacttcCAGATGACTATCCAGCAGGTCAGAACATCTGACAGTGGACAATATCACTGTGAGGTGGAAGAGTGGCTCCAGGATCCTCTTGGTGACTGGTATTCCCTCAAGAAAATGTCTGTTTCCACAGAGCTGGTTGTCAAAGAGAAAGGTAAAAACATATTTACCTTActgaatgattattattattattattttcctttttcactGAACTGTGTTTTACAAAAGGATaagtttaactgattattaagttataaattataaaatctaagaaatgtatttatattgtatttatgttgatttcaaaagtgttaaatgtttctaatataaaaaaaaaacttcactgccatttaaaaaaaacaaaaaacaataatagacaactttttaatgaaaagaaagtttTACACGGTGGTAATTTTGTATGCGTACATACAATGTAATTTGTatggaaacatttaaaaaataaataaaaataaaataaataaataaataaaataaaataaattttgccACCTAGTGCACCAAAAAATGAACTAGTTACGAACTGAATGAAAGTATGTTGGgacaaaaattacttttaatgaaaacaaattaaatgtgctcagtatagatttaaataattgcatgcatgatttttaaatttatttttgaataaataaaaatttataataaattcaataatgaataaatttaaaatagaaaataaaaacgtCATGATCCAATTACTGATACTGtacttatttataattttttttttttggtttcagccagtgatttaaaaatgaataaagctgATACTCAGTTGAAGGTTGAAGAGGGAAAGCAGGTAAAGTTGAAATGCTCAGTGGAGGGCATTGGGTCTGATCCCACTCTTCGTTACTCCCTTACCTGGATGTTTAACCAATACCAGTCCTCCAGTTCTGCACTTCTGACATATAGCCATGATGGTCGTCTGAAGTACAAAAGCTTTGACTCAGAGCTTGAGGGACGACTTCACTTCTCCACCCCAGAAGTGGGTGTCTTTCACTTGACTATCCATAGATCCATCCAGGAAGACAGGGGGCGCTACTACTGTGAAGTTCAACAGTACCAGCTGGACTGTAAAGGTCAATGGTCACATAAGGCAAGCGACACGTCAGGTTTTACCAATGTTACTGTTCAGCTTATAGGTGAGTACTCTAAATTTCAATTTAGAATTTTGAAATCATCCGAAAATTGAAAAGAAtattaatgcataatttaaaaaaaaaatacaattagagAACAAATTGCAGGTTAACATGGaggatgttacttatcttcctcttcacaataccaaaTAGATTCTCTCTGAGgatcaggtcaggtgagttgacTGGCCAATCAATCGCAGTAATATATCATGGTCAtaaaaccacttggaagtggttttggcactgtgggcaggtgctaaagtgttttttgagatactgaactttttattttcctaagctgtaagtcataaccatcagaattaaaaaaagaaaaagaaaaaactctttaaatatttcagtttgtgtgcactgcatctagaatataagaaagtttgctttattaaattaaatgacaaaaaataaatacctttttgatgatatgctaatttttttttagatgcgcCTGTACATTTTTTGAGGAATGCACTTTAGTTGTAATTGACTAATCACTCTGGAGATGCAGGAAATGACATAATGACACTAACACTAACTCtaatagtatttttaaaatcacttaaagcACGTGTATCCACAAATCTTATATCTAAAAGCTAATTCTAACATTTAATTGTTCTTCTCAGGTGATTCTGAAAAACAGACAGACCCGTTGGGAACAGCACTGGGAGTCACCATTCCTCTGATTTGCTTTCTTGTATTGGTCATAATATTGTTGTTGATAAAGGATCACAAGAGGGATTCtgaactgaagaagaagaaagagtgTCTGTGGGCTGAAAATAACCCCCTTACTCCTCTACCTGAGAAGACTTGTGCTGCAGAGGATTATTCCTAGTATTAGTGCAGTAATATgcaattacatacccaaaatgtTGTTACTGAGGGATATCTATTTTCAAAGTTAACTTACCCCTACAATTAAggataatgtatttgcattgctatAAATATCCATGTATTATAAGGCGAGATAAGAAGAATATTTGAACCAGTGTTTCTGTTGTCTTTACAGTTTGAGTATTTCTTGTGTTTAGATTCATACTCTTAACTATTCATTAATCTCTCCTGAAAACATATTTCATGTATCATAGGTTGCATTTTACCTCACTTAGTTTTGCtcttgtttttagagaatgtCATGCAACCTCTCCATGCTAATTTCTGctgagtgaaagaaaaaaaaaatgtgccagcagtttgtttgtttgcacagtCTTTGAAGTCAACACAAAGACATATAAGAAACATGttctcccattttttttttttttttttttgtattactacTATCAGAACAGAACTAcaacttttgtttttttgcagttgtAATTGCATATTATTATAGAGTTCACATTTGAATTGTGCTGTATACATAACATGGCTATAAAACAATTGAAGTTATAGTTATGATGATGCCATATGTTCAATTGAATGCAGTTCAGTTTATGACATTTACTTATTAACTCTTTTTAGGTATTCACGGGCAGTTCAATAGCAACAGCAATCACCGCACATGCTGTGTAGACATTTCCATGGTAGACGGGAAGTCAAGATGCTCTGAGCAGATCTGTT
This genomic window contains:
- the LOC113109050 gene encoding immunoglobulin superfamily member 2-like; its protein translation is MVDFWCQKWKLPLLLCLTGLLQWDLCSGQIQVQIQKGPLYRVKGYPISIFCNTTGFTGPSERDFEFILKKQNMELNMISTSDPNFAYGLFSGRIRKKEIYVERLSGSSVVLWIKDLQESDAGDLLCATLHTGGGYLGDYDDEAKLNVIADTLEASYSGSPSQSLSEGDPLQLECQVSSQTFQHTHLSVTWFLHGEEDENPRPIITLDKDLTVKPGAGFEDRYRAGLISMDKVEDTTYRLKMPQVAQSDQGKFFCKAIEWIQDPDRSWTQIAHKTTTPCDVEIKRIEVAPEAGSFSVNLKASKGPLQEGDALDIRCSVNAQNLPGHFFSVTWLKDQQRVAQIGSSGVLTVFDSYKDRENAAEMRAVKTSHMDYLLTVRSARTEDHGQYQCEVWQENMNEDGTFKKIQKQMSSPETVSITAKESNLAVVMLMKDAVTEGDALHVSCSVSGFKGPLSVSWQHKKDPGASFSDVVSLTHEGVMKDVGARYQSRNVQTFHSPAGNFTLQLGASAISDSGEYKCIVSEWTVQSNGEMKAITQSQQKAITVKSIESLMVVSLTSRTSNVPIDSPVQLLCRVRGPRVSLALRWMFQPHNSTVQTNILSISHTGEMEWRADQRNYQLNIQAQPEDTRFTLMVPRASKQQKGQYQCQVDAYQKDVQKAFKNSNLLAVIVNKPDSKMSLFSPTSRLETTVDTDAKLECSVMKTTTNTSRFTVTWMFGSQVLLTMDLDAVVKFGPAAGLEMDQRIRLEIRQKQNFQMTIQQVRTSDSGQYHCEVEEWLQDPLGDWYSLKKMSVSTELVVKEKASDLKMNKADTQLKVEEGKQVKLKCSVEGIGSDPTLRYSLTWMFNQYQSSSSALLTYSHDGRLKYKSFDSELEGRLHFSTPEVGVFHLTIHRSIQEDRGRYYCEVQQYQLDCKGQWSHKASDTSGFTNVTVQLIGDSEKQTDPLGTALGVTIPLICFLVLVIILLLIKDHKRDSELKKKKECLWAENNPLTPLPEKTCAAEDYS